The Anoplolepis gracilipes chromosome 17, ASM4749672v1, whole genome shotgun sequence genome window below encodes:
- the LOC140675217 gene encoding vitellin-degrading protease produces MNTRFLIFSIVYFIAHSHCKLLSNSVERIIGGSEINIESVPYVLSIMLNDNYACSGAIINNNWAITAAHCITAANDPLKEISICSGCTILYKDCVTHNIVNFFIHENFNNVTNDYDIAAIKVTPMFTYNNFTKAIDLAPDNNVFTKWGIVCGWGYYLKLNNNIEPILPKTLRCIQIPQVERKLCSKEYKDRYIITPQMLCYGYQNGIEDACKGDSGASIVNENNILLGVTSWGDGCAEMYSPGVYTNAVCLRHWIKNKTEMDT; encoded by the exons ATGAACACtcgttttctaatatttagtATTGTCTATTTCATAG CGCATTCACATTGTAAACTTTTAAGTAATTCAGTAGAAAGAATCATCGGTGGCTCAGAAATCAATATCGAGTCAGTTCCTTATGTA ttgtcAATAATGTTGAATGACAACTACGCATGCAGTGgtgctataataaataataattgggCTATAACAGCAGCGCATTGTATAACAGC AGCTAATGATCCTCTTAAAGAAATCAGCATATGCAGTGGATGCACTATTCTTTATAAGGATTGCGTCActcataatattgttaatttttttatacacgaaaactttaataatgtgACCAACGACTATGATATTGCTGCTATCAAAGTAACACCGATGTTcacatacaataattttacgaaaGCAATTGATTTGGCACCAGATAACAATGTCTTTACAAAATGGGGTATAGTTTGCGGTTGGGGATACTATTTG aaactaaataataatatcgaacCAATTCTGCCCAAAACTCTGCGATGTATCCAAATACCACaagtagaaagaaaattatgcagcaaagaatataaagatagatatataataacaccTCAAATGTTATGTTATGGATATCAGAATGGAATCGAAGATGCTTGTAAA gGTGATTCTGGAGCATCAATAGTTAACGAGAACAATATTCTACTCGGTGTGACTTCATGGGGAGATGGTTGTGCCGAAATGTATTCTCCTGGTGTATACACAAATGCTGTATGTCTTCGGCAttggattaaaaataaaactgaaatgGATACTTAA